One Pleuronectes platessa chromosome 9, fPlePla1.1, whole genome shotgun sequence genomic region harbors:
- the kdr gene encoding vascular endothelial growth factor receptor 2 isoform X1 gives MMAQAVPIILIFGIILNISWVAAIELRFMPDPPTLNLYGTHRMNKSDNLELTCRGRQHLRWSTPPTSTRFSISECSGSGLFCTTLRLSNATVNETGQYQCSYRGMKVEDGKTSAAAYVFVHDHKMPFVPSASEYEVVFIHEGERVVIPCRGSLENLNVSLHTKYPDKELHPDGRDSVWDAKTGFTLPSYLISYAGVVFCQTRIGNETFKSPLYIVAVVGYKIYDLTLTPQQVRLSAGERLVLCCMAHTELNVGLEFNWTHSGQALNSVNGSKLTHTTPHKKKLWNSLELSNTLIVENVTVDHSGEYTCTASSGKMEERASTVLQVYEKPFIDMKEPWMEVWEVNLGDPNTQIPVKYSAYPEPLFKWLKNGLPLKDGFRIKQRSDALVIRGLQETDEGNYTMVLTNKITKEEQRRSFQLLVNVPPRIIEKEVAVDTDVYPYGSSPTLRCTARGFPVPAQIQWQWISKEDCPEVFMSGLVKSETQLKECSGWRDISNSTGPNSIERIMTDTDPAQKKTVSSLKIRKSEAHALYRCMAVNKIATDSRIIFFHVTRGLGVSVSPSNEPLEEDHVVLRCKADRLIYGNLAWFRVTNISESGVVPSVRPCCSLRLQPRPLSRAVQSSQQGTNVTLELLLPNASRQDEGLYACQVENIKTGERTCLLRRLSLRALEAPRILNNLTDQKVNVSATITLLCDAAGIPNPSVLWTKNNHTVVEGSGVILSQNNHVLTIQRVKKEDSGLYSCTACNSLGCDTSQAVLTTEGVEEKTNVELIVPIGSVVIAMFFWLLIVFVIRGRKRPNGGDLKPGYLSMILDSEDMPMDEQCERLTYDANKWEFPRDRLKLGEPLGRGAFGQVVEAAAFGIEKATTCTTVAVKMLKEGATSSEYHALMSELKILIHIGHHLNVVNLLGACTKPGGPMMVIVEYCKHGNLSSYLKSKRGEYSPYKRRRLDSQRWASAEEDVAEGDLGLGKIAQLDICTGTAVCSTVGDSMDPQEDESSDEDHLTMEDLIRYSFQVAKGMEFLASRKCIHRDLAARNILLSENNVVKICDFGLARDVYKDPDYVRKGDARLPLKWMAPETIFDRVYTTQSDVWSFGVLLWEIFSLGASPYPGVCIDESFCRRLKEGTRMRPPEYATTEIYQTMLDCWLARPTDRPTFAEMVEHMGNLLQASAQQDGKDYIPLTAGEAEGSPVTPDPRNPYSRPQSGEIQDAQLHYDNPRSLGLSQKSERCSRPLSVKTFDDIPVAHSSVMEGHTDSGVGFSQEEVKGLNQRLQTNFSQMMRCKSKESLASESSNQTSGYQSGYHSDDTDTPIYANEEAIMKHNMLKKPPLPKTPEKFNAEIRYSTPPV, from the exons ATGATGGCTCAGGCAGTACCCATCATTCTAATATTTGGCATAATCCTGAATATCAGCTGGGTTGCTG CCATTGAACTGCGGTTTATGCCTGATCCACCGACACTTAACCTCTATGGCACTCACAGGATGAACAAATCGGACAACCTGGAGCTAACATGCAG GGGTCGCCAGCACCTGAGGTGGTCAACTCCTCCGACAAGCACCCGCTTCTCCATCAGTGAGTGCAGCGGGTCAGGACTCTTCTGCACAACGCTGAGGCTCTCCAACGCAACGGTCAATGAAACTGGACAGTACCAGTGTTCCTACAGAGGCATGAAAGTTGAAGATGGCAAGACTTCAGCTGCAGCTTATGTGTTTGTCCACG ATCACAAGATGCCGTTTGTCCCATCTGCGAGTGAATATGAAGTCGTGTTCATCCATGAAGGAGAGCGGGTGGTGATACCGTGCCGAGGCTCCTTGGAGAACCTGAACGTTTCGCTCCACACT AAGTATCCAGATAAGGAGCTTCATCCAGATGGGAGGGATTCTGTGTGGGACGCCAAGACGGGTTTCACTCTGCCCAGTTACCTGATCAGTTATGCTGGAGTCGTGTTCTGTCAGACCCGCATTGGAAATGAGACGTTCAAGTCCCCCCTCTACATCGTGGCTGTTGTTG GATACAAGATCTATGACCTCACCCTGACCCCGCAGCAAGTGAGGCTGTCTGCGGGGGAGCGGCTGGTGCTCTGCTGCATGGCCCACACCGAGCTCAACGTGGGCCTCGAGTTCAACTGGACTCACTCTGGTCAGGCCCTG AACTCAGTGAATGGTTCAAAGCTGACCCACACCACTCCGCACAAGAAGAAGCTGTGGAACTCTCTGGAGCTGTCCAACACTCTCATAGTGGAGAATGTGACAGTGGATCACAGTGGAGAGTACACCTGCACAGCATCCAGTGGGAAGATGGAAGAAAGAGCCTCAACAGTGCTCCAAGTGTATG AAAAGCCTTTCATTGATATGAAGGAGCCATGGATGGAGgtctgggaggtaaatttagGAGATCCAAATACACAGATCCCTGTGAAGTACTCAGCTTATCCAGAGCCCTTATTTAAATG GTTAAAAAATGGCCTGCCACTGAAAGATGgcttcagaataaaacagagGAGCGATGCCCTCGTCATCCGTGGTCTCCAAGAGACGGACGAAGGAAATTACACGATGGTCCTGACCAACAAGATTACtaaagaggagcagagacgcTCCTTCCAGCTGCTGGTCAATG TTCCACCTCGTATCATTGAGAAGGAGGTGGCAGTGGACACGGACGTGTACCCATACGGCAGCAGCCCCACCCTGAGGTGCACCGCTCGTGGATTTCCCGTACCTGCCCAGATCCAGTGGCAGTGGATTTCCAAAGAGGACTGTCCAGAGGTTTTTAT GTCAGGCCTGGTGAAGTCTGAGACTCAGCTGAAGGAGTGTTCCGGCTGGAGAGATATCAGCAACAGCACCGGTCCCAACTCGATAGAACGAATTATGACCGACACCGATCCTGCTCAAAAG AAAACCGTGAGCTCCTTGAAGATTCGGAAATCTGAGGCCCACGCCCTCTACAGATGCATGGCTGTCAACAAAATAGCAACGGACTCACGCATCATCTTCTTTCACGTGACAC GTGGACTTGGGGTCAGTGTGTCACCCTCCAATGAGCCCTTGGAGGAAGACCATGTGGTTTTGAGGTGTAAGGCTGACAGGCTGATATATGGTAACCTTGCCTGGTTCCGTGTGACAAACATCTCAGAGTCGGGGGTGGTGCCGTCGGTGCGGCCCTGTTGCTCCCTGCGGCTGCAGCCGAGGCCCCTGTCGCGGGCCGTGCAGTCCAGCCAGCAGGGCACCAATGTTacgctggagctgctgctgcccaaCGCGTCCCGACAGGATGAGGGTCTGTATGCCTGCCAGGTGGAGAACATCAAGACTGGGGAGAGAACCTGCCTGCTGCGCCGTCTCTCACTTAGAG CTCTCGAGGCACCGAGGATCCTCAATAATTTAACCGACCAAAAAGTCAACGTCAGTGCAACGATCACTCTCCTGTGTGATGCTGCTGGGATACCAAACCCGTCGGTGCTGTGGACCAAAAACAACCACACTGTGGTGGAGGGCTCAG GTGTGATTCTGAGCCAGAACAACCATGTGTTGACCATTCAGCGTGTGAAGAAGGAGGACAGTGGTCTGTACAGCTGCACCGCATGCAACAGCCTCGGCTGTGACACGTCACAGGCCGTTCTGACAACTGAAG GAGTCGAGGAAAAGACCAACGTGGAACTGATTGTTCCAATCGGGTCGGTGGTCATTGCCATGTTTTTCTGGTTACTGATCGTCTTTGTCATCCGCGGAAGAAAAAGA CCAAATGGTGGGGATCTGAAGCCGGGATACCTGTCCATGATCCTGGACTCCGAGGACATGCCCATGGACGAGCAGTGTGAGAGGCTCACGTACGATGCTAACAAATGGGAGTTTCCTCGCGACAGACTGAAGCTGG GTGAACCACTGGGACGAGGAGCGTTTGGTCAGGTGGTGGAAGCAGCCGCCTTTGGCATCGAGAAAGCTACTACATGCACCACTGTCGCAGTCAAGATGCTGAAGG AGGGAGCCACATCGAGTGAGTATCACGCCTTGATGTCAGAGCTGAAAATCCTCATTCACATTGGACATCACCTCAATGTCGTCAACCTGCTGGGAGCATGCACGAAGCCCGGGG GGCCAATGATGGTGATTGTAGAATACTGTAAACATGGAAACCTGTCCAGCTACCTGAAGAGCAAGCGTGGCGAGTACAGCCCATACAAG AGGAGGCGGCTGGACAGCCAGCGGTGGGCTTCTGCGGAGGAGGATGTAGCCGAAGGCGATCTGGGTCTGGGTAAGATTGCTCAGCTGGACATCTGCACGGGCACAGCGGTCTGCTCCACAGTTGGAGACAGCATGGACCCTCAGGAAG ATGAGAGCTCAGATGAAGACCATCTGACCATGGAGGACCTGATAAGATACAGCTTCCAGGTGGCCAAAGGCATGGAGTTTCTTGCCTCCCGCAAG TGTATCCACAGAGATCTAGCAGCCAGAAACATCCTGCTCTCCGAGAACAACGTGGTGAAGATCTGCGACTTTGGCCTCGCTAGAGATGTGTACAAAGACCCTGACTATGTCCGCAAAGGAGAC GCACGTCTCCCTCTGAAGTGGATGGCTCCTGAGACCATATTTGACCGAGTGTACACCACACAAAGTGATGTTTGGTCCTTTGGGGTCCTTCTCTGGGAGATCTTTTCTTTGG GGGCGTCTCCCTATCCGGGTGTTTGCATCGACGAGTCATTCTGCAGACGTCTCAAAGAAGGAACAAGGATGAGACCACCAGAATACGCCACAACTGAGAT atACCAGACCATGTTGGACTGCTGGCTGGCTCGTCCTACAGACAGGCCCACGTTTGCAGAAATGGTTGAACATATGGGCAACCTGCTACAAGCCAGTGCTCAACAG GATGGGAAGGACTACATCCCTCTGACAGCAGGTGAGGCAGAGGGGTCTCCCGTGACCCCTGACCCCAGGAACCCTTACAGCAGACCTCAAAGTGGGGAAATCCAAGATGCTCAGCTCCACTATGACAACCCGCGGTCCCTCGG ACTGTCCCAGAAGAGTGAGAGGTGCAGTCGACCCCTCAGCGTGAAGACGTTCGATGACATCCCTGTGGCGCACAGCAGCGTCATG GAGGGTCACACAGACAGTGGTGTGGGCTTCTcacaagaggaggtgaagggttTGAATCAACGGCTGCAAACCAACTTCAG ccAGATGATGCGCTGTAAGAGTAAAGAGTCCCTTGCCTCTGAATCATCCAATCAGACGAGCGGATACCAGTCAGGGTACCACTCTGACGACACCGACACCCCGATCTATGCTAACGAGGAGGCGATCATGAAGCATAACATGCTGAAGAAGCCTCCGCTGCCCAAGACGCCCGAGAAGTTCAACGCTGAGATCCGCTACAGCACGCCGCCTGTCTGA
- the kdr gene encoding vascular endothelial growth factor receptor 2 isoform X2: MMAQAVPIILIFGIILNISWVAAIELRFMPDPPTLNLYGTHRMNKSDNLELTCRGRQHLRWSTPPTSTRFSISECSGSGLFCTTLRLSNATVNETGQYQCSYRGMKVEDGKTSAAAYVFVHDHKMPFVPSASEYEVVFIHEGERVVIPCRGSLENLNVSLHTYPDKELHPDGRDSVWDAKTGFTLPSYLISYAGVVFCQTRIGNETFKSPLYIVAVVGYKIYDLTLTPQQVRLSAGERLVLCCMAHTELNVGLEFNWTHSGQALNSVNGSKLTHTTPHKKKLWNSLELSNTLIVENVTVDHSGEYTCTASSGKMEERASTVLQVYEKPFIDMKEPWMEVWEVNLGDPNTQIPVKYSAYPEPLFKWLKNGLPLKDGFRIKQRSDALVIRGLQETDEGNYTMVLTNKITKEEQRRSFQLLVNVPPRIIEKEVAVDTDVYPYGSSPTLRCTARGFPVPAQIQWQWISKEDCPEVFMSGLVKSETQLKECSGWRDISNSTGPNSIERIMTDTDPAQKKTVSSLKIRKSEAHALYRCMAVNKIATDSRIIFFHVTRGLGVSVSPSNEPLEEDHVVLRCKADRLIYGNLAWFRVTNISESGVVPSVRPCCSLRLQPRPLSRAVQSSQQGTNVTLELLLPNASRQDEGLYACQVENIKTGERTCLLRRLSLRALEAPRILNNLTDQKVNVSATITLLCDAAGIPNPSVLWTKNNHTVVEGSGVILSQNNHVLTIQRVKKEDSGLYSCTACNSLGCDTSQAVLTTEGVEEKTNVELIVPIGSVVIAMFFWLLIVFVIRGRKRPNGGDLKPGYLSMILDSEDMPMDEQCERLTYDANKWEFPRDRLKLGEPLGRGAFGQVVEAAAFGIEKATTCTTVAVKMLKEGATSSEYHALMSELKILIHIGHHLNVVNLLGACTKPGGPMMVIVEYCKHGNLSSYLKSKRGEYSPYKRRRLDSQRWASAEEDVAEGDLGLGKIAQLDICTGTAVCSTVGDSMDPQEDESSDEDHLTMEDLIRYSFQVAKGMEFLASRKCIHRDLAARNILLSENNVVKICDFGLARDVYKDPDYVRKGDARLPLKWMAPETIFDRVYTTQSDVWSFGVLLWEIFSLGASPYPGVCIDESFCRRLKEGTRMRPPEYATTEIYQTMLDCWLARPTDRPTFAEMVEHMGNLLQASAQQDGKDYIPLTAGEAEGSPVTPDPRNPYSRPQSGEIQDAQLHYDNPRSLGLSQKSERCSRPLSVKTFDDIPVAHSSVMEGHTDSGVGFSQEEVKGLNQRLQTNFSQMMRCKSKESLASESSNQTSGYQSGYHSDDTDTPIYANEEAIMKHNMLKKPPLPKTPEKFNAEIRYSTPPV, encoded by the exons ATGATGGCTCAGGCAGTACCCATCATTCTAATATTTGGCATAATCCTGAATATCAGCTGGGTTGCTG CCATTGAACTGCGGTTTATGCCTGATCCACCGACACTTAACCTCTATGGCACTCACAGGATGAACAAATCGGACAACCTGGAGCTAACATGCAG GGGTCGCCAGCACCTGAGGTGGTCAACTCCTCCGACAAGCACCCGCTTCTCCATCAGTGAGTGCAGCGGGTCAGGACTCTTCTGCACAACGCTGAGGCTCTCCAACGCAACGGTCAATGAAACTGGACAGTACCAGTGTTCCTACAGAGGCATGAAAGTTGAAGATGGCAAGACTTCAGCTGCAGCTTATGTGTTTGTCCACG ATCACAAGATGCCGTTTGTCCCATCTGCGAGTGAATATGAAGTCGTGTTCATCCATGAAGGAGAGCGGGTGGTGATACCGTGCCGAGGCTCCTTGGAGAACCTGAACGTTTCGCTCCACACT TATCCAGATAAGGAGCTTCATCCAGATGGGAGGGATTCTGTGTGGGACGCCAAGACGGGTTTCACTCTGCCCAGTTACCTGATCAGTTATGCTGGAGTCGTGTTCTGTCAGACCCGCATTGGAAATGAGACGTTCAAGTCCCCCCTCTACATCGTGGCTGTTGTTG GATACAAGATCTATGACCTCACCCTGACCCCGCAGCAAGTGAGGCTGTCTGCGGGGGAGCGGCTGGTGCTCTGCTGCATGGCCCACACCGAGCTCAACGTGGGCCTCGAGTTCAACTGGACTCACTCTGGTCAGGCCCTG AACTCAGTGAATGGTTCAAAGCTGACCCACACCACTCCGCACAAGAAGAAGCTGTGGAACTCTCTGGAGCTGTCCAACACTCTCATAGTGGAGAATGTGACAGTGGATCACAGTGGAGAGTACACCTGCACAGCATCCAGTGGGAAGATGGAAGAAAGAGCCTCAACAGTGCTCCAAGTGTATG AAAAGCCTTTCATTGATATGAAGGAGCCATGGATGGAGgtctgggaggtaaatttagGAGATCCAAATACACAGATCCCTGTGAAGTACTCAGCTTATCCAGAGCCCTTATTTAAATG GTTAAAAAATGGCCTGCCACTGAAAGATGgcttcagaataaaacagagGAGCGATGCCCTCGTCATCCGTGGTCTCCAAGAGACGGACGAAGGAAATTACACGATGGTCCTGACCAACAAGATTACtaaagaggagcagagacgcTCCTTCCAGCTGCTGGTCAATG TTCCACCTCGTATCATTGAGAAGGAGGTGGCAGTGGACACGGACGTGTACCCATACGGCAGCAGCCCCACCCTGAGGTGCACCGCTCGTGGATTTCCCGTACCTGCCCAGATCCAGTGGCAGTGGATTTCCAAAGAGGACTGTCCAGAGGTTTTTAT GTCAGGCCTGGTGAAGTCTGAGACTCAGCTGAAGGAGTGTTCCGGCTGGAGAGATATCAGCAACAGCACCGGTCCCAACTCGATAGAACGAATTATGACCGACACCGATCCTGCTCAAAAG AAAACCGTGAGCTCCTTGAAGATTCGGAAATCTGAGGCCCACGCCCTCTACAGATGCATGGCTGTCAACAAAATAGCAACGGACTCACGCATCATCTTCTTTCACGTGACAC GTGGACTTGGGGTCAGTGTGTCACCCTCCAATGAGCCCTTGGAGGAAGACCATGTGGTTTTGAGGTGTAAGGCTGACAGGCTGATATATGGTAACCTTGCCTGGTTCCGTGTGACAAACATCTCAGAGTCGGGGGTGGTGCCGTCGGTGCGGCCCTGTTGCTCCCTGCGGCTGCAGCCGAGGCCCCTGTCGCGGGCCGTGCAGTCCAGCCAGCAGGGCACCAATGTTacgctggagctgctgctgcccaaCGCGTCCCGACAGGATGAGGGTCTGTATGCCTGCCAGGTGGAGAACATCAAGACTGGGGAGAGAACCTGCCTGCTGCGCCGTCTCTCACTTAGAG CTCTCGAGGCACCGAGGATCCTCAATAATTTAACCGACCAAAAAGTCAACGTCAGTGCAACGATCACTCTCCTGTGTGATGCTGCTGGGATACCAAACCCGTCGGTGCTGTGGACCAAAAACAACCACACTGTGGTGGAGGGCTCAG GTGTGATTCTGAGCCAGAACAACCATGTGTTGACCATTCAGCGTGTGAAGAAGGAGGACAGTGGTCTGTACAGCTGCACCGCATGCAACAGCCTCGGCTGTGACACGTCACAGGCCGTTCTGACAACTGAAG GAGTCGAGGAAAAGACCAACGTGGAACTGATTGTTCCAATCGGGTCGGTGGTCATTGCCATGTTTTTCTGGTTACTGATCGTCTTTGTCATCCGCGGAAGAAAAAGA CCAAATGGTGGGGATCTGAAGCCGGGATACCTGTCCATGATCCTGGACTCCGAGGACATGCCCATGGACGAGCAGTGTGAGAGGCTCACGTACGATGCTAACAAATGGGAGTTTCCTCGCGACAGACTGAAGCTGG GTGAACCACTGGGACGAGGAGCGTTTGGTCAGGTGGTGGAAGCAGCCGCCTTTGGCATCGAGAAAGCTACTACATGCACCACTGTCGCAGTCAAGATGCTGAAGG AGGGAGCCACATCGAGTGAGTATCACGCCTTGATGTCAGAGCTGAAAATCCTCATTCACATTGGACATCACCTCAATGTCGTCAACCTGCTGGGAGCATGCACGAAGCCCGGGG GGCCAATGATGGTGATTGTAGAATACTGTAAACATGGAAACCTGTCCAGCTACCTGAAGAGCAAGCGTGGCGAGTACAGCCCATACAAG AGGAGGCGGCTGGACAGCCAGCGGTGGGCTTCTGCGGAGGAGGATGTAGCCGAAGGCGATCTGGGTCTGGGTAAGATTGCTCAGCTGGACATCTGCACGGGCACAGCGGTCTGCTCCACAGTTGGAGACAGCATGGACCCTCAGGAAG ATGAGAGCTCAGATGAAGACCATCTGACCATGGAGGACCTGATAAGATACAGCTTCCAGGTGGCCAAAGGCATGGAGTTTCTTGCCTCCCGCAAG TGTATCCACAGAGATCTAGCAGCCAGAAACATCCTGCTCTCCGAGAACAACGTGGTGAAGATCTGCGACTTTGGCCTCGCTAGAGATGTGTACAAAGACCCTGACTATGTCCGCAAAGGAGAC GCACGTCTCCCTCTGAAGTGGATGGCTCCTGAGACCATATTTGACCGAGTGTACACCACACAAAGTGATGTTTGGTCCTTTGGGGTCCTTCTCTGGGAGATCTTTTCTTTGG GGGCGTCTCCCTATCCGGGTGTTTGCATCGACGAGTCATTCTGCAGACGTCTCAAAGAAGGAACAAGGATGAGACCACCAGAATACGCCACAACTGAGAT atACCAGACCATGTTGGACTGCTGGCTGGCTCGTCCTACAGACAGGCCCACGTTTGCAGAAATGGTTGAACATATGGGCAACCTGCTACAAGCCAGTGCTCAACAG GATGGGAAGGACTACATCCCTCTGACAGCAGGTGAGGCAGAGGGGTCTCCCGTGACCCCTGACCCCAGGAACCCTTACAGCAGACCTCAAAGTGGGGAAATCCAAGATGCTCAGCTCCACTATGACAACCCGCGGTCCCTCGG ACTGTCCCAGAAGAGTGAGAGGTGCAGTCGACCCCTCAGCGTGAAGACGTTCGATGACATCCCTGTGGCGCACAGCAGCGTCATG GAGGGTCACACAGACAGTGGTGTGGGCTTCTcacaagaggaggtgaagggttTGAATCAACGGCTGCAAACCAACTTCAG ccAGATGATGCGCTGTAAGAGTAAAGAGTCCCTTGCCTCTGAATCATCCAATCAGACGAGCGGATACCAGTCAGGGTACCACTCTGACGACACCGACACCCCGATCTATGCTAACGAGGAGGCGATCATGAAGCATAACATGCTGAAGAAGCCTCCGCTGCCCAAGACGCCCGAGAAGTTCAACGCTGAGATCCGCTACAGCACGCCGCCTGTCTGA
- the srd5a3 gene encoding polyprenol reductase translates to MTGRSLLSWIRIFWSFLACCFLAALCVHKLSRKYQTCRLYIVFQDLIRYGKTKQNLKRDEWLRVFDVPKRCFWHFYAVSVCWNGFLLTLYLDSTFRHQPLPSWLTGMLDMLSGAGGADSQAPQLSTLLVQLLLWLHSLRRLLECLCVSVFSDGAMHVLQYVFGLGYYIVLGLTVIGSDHGGIGAGSLLSQLSWFHVAGFGFFVAASLLQHQSLVLLARLRTGKSGSVETLAHRLPTGGWFELVSCPHYFSELLIYISLALVYGGRSLTWWLVVLYVLFNQALAAQLCHELYISKYESYPRHRKAFIPFVF, encoded by the exons ATGACTGGGCGCTCACTCCTGAGTTGGATCCGTATTTTCTGGTCTTTTCTCGCCTGTTGTTTCCTCGCCGCTCTTTGCGTTCACAAGCTCTCCAGAAAATATCAAACGTGTCGTCTGTACATTGTATTTCAGGATCTCATTCGCTacgggaaaacaaaacaaaacctcaaACGAGACGAATGGCTGCGAGTGTTCGACGTCCCTAAAAG gtGTTTCTGGCACTTCTACGCAGTCTCGGTTTGCTGGAATGGTTTCCTCCTGACCTTGTACCTGGACTCAACGTTTCGGCATCAGCCGCTGCCATCGTGGCTCACGGGGATGTTAGACATGTTGTCAGGTGCAGGAGGCGCAGACAGCCAGG CCCCACAGCTCTCCACTCTCCtggtgcagctgctgctctggctcCACTCCCTCAGGAGGCTGCTGGAGtgcctgtgtgtcagtgtcttctCCGATGGAGCCATGCATGTGCTGCAGTATGTCTTCGGTCTCGGGTACTACATCGTGCTGGGGTTAACAGTGATCGGCTCAGATCATGGGGGAATAG GGGCTGGCTCCCTCCTCTCCCAGTTGAGCTGGTTTCACGTGGCTGGGTTTGGATTTTTCGTTGCCGCCTCGCTGCTGCAGCACCAGTCCTTGGTCCTGCTGGCCAGGCTGCGCACTGGAAAGTCAG GATCAGTGGAGACGCTGGCTCACAGACTGCCAACCGGAGGCTGGTTTGAGCTGGTTTCATGCCCACATTACTTCTCTGAGCTGCTGATCTACATCTCACTGGCCTTGGTGTATGGAGGCCGGTCTTTGACCTGGTGGCTTGTTGTCCTCTATGTGCTCTTCAACCAGGCACTGGCTGCACAGCTCTGTCATGAGCTCTATATCAGCAAATATGAATCATACCCGAGACACAGAAAAGCATTCATACCTTTTGTGTTTTGA